In Bombus affinis isolate iyBomAffi1 chromosome 8, iyBomAffi1.2, whole genome shotgun sequence, the following proteins share a genomic window:
- the LOC126919369 gene encoding uncharacterized protein LOC126919369 isoform X5, with translation MVAQSIVILSLLITYALSAPTGCIESCISYVKQYQTQTSGGLSQTASNLQGLDYSKPGTWSEHNDYDIDNGHGKVHEERGQYVTGPKTVRYYRKNSSSSYSTKYPNGEILSDFEYQNNRHGIHLPNTQEVFNSHNTYNQMGNSESVAQHKYNKIQSQQHTRSSYTKGERLEDLGEYSGRSQVIPQSTSNLNTQILQEPYHFNGQHGNWSTVDSYKTDGGRGHVFEEEGQYVSGPQKVRYYKRNYTSSYSSSDGIPIPKITKIGMHDVHQKLEKIEKEIGQEFKHISTAEAVGSTNIGQAHISSHDLSIDNMHNINNNNYRRQHNHRNSLSTTHSGEQHSSDIRNEHLPYRNPYQNTYGANSYSTYERHEEYAQKLQPTSQLINPTSGYTSVLNTGNSGYNRNIYSGSTSQQQTDNYQQAEMLDAHQSRQIAQTQTFLDNLRNNAQSQSSRIQSGMQGVSHYKEHWNASHTKEVSIPQHITDISHMNQHSLQYNNNQYNNRHNLHQGVQQQDSYLHQFEEGGFTHGKKMLDKLISGVDTVDCDYNSQYTQSTSQYSRKYKRNAKYGKQDEVQQTQSKYINDDLTQQTSGKLEFGQDSQQFYQAWKPQGANQQLGDFTQKTGESDDLTQQTSGNFEFGQDSQQSYQPWKPQGADQQLGDFTQKTGESDDLTQQTFGKLEFGQDSQQSYQPWKPQGTDQQLGDFMQKTGESDDLTQQTSGKLEFGQDSQQSYQPWKRYSVNHHTEDLTQKAGRSNDFTQQPSGKLKLDQESQSHKPWNLHNTIQQLEDLIQKTKESDDLTHQTPGNIEFDQELQKSDKPWNIYSTIQQLEDFIQKTRESHDFTQQTFGNLKFGQESQKSDTSLNIYSTIQQLEDLIQKTRESDDFTQQTSGKLEFSQESQQSQKTWNLQDTIQQLEDLIQKTRESNDPTLQSSEKVEFGQNSQQSHQSWKPQSTSQQLEDFTQKTGKFDDFTQQTSGKLEFGQDSQQSYQPWKPESASQQLGDFTQKTGESDDLTQQNSGELEFGQDSQQSFQPWKPESTSQQLGDFAQKTGESDDFTQQTFGKLEFGQDSQQSYQPWKPQSASQQLEDFTQKRGESDDLTQQTSGKLEFGQDSQQSFQPWKPQGADQQLEDFTQKTGESDDLTQQSSGKLEFGQDSQQSFQPWKPESASQQLGDFTQKTGESDDLTQQTSGELEFGQNSQQSYHPWKPQSADKQLGDFTQKTGESDDFTQQTFGKLEFGQDSQQSYQPWKPQSTNQQLRDFAQKTGESDDLTQQTSGNLEFGQGSKQSFPIWQSNVRNQKWGHLTQETSAQLEGDLPKPAEKPKPRSRYSRRGSTVNTQVSNQDMYNINTQNNLNLNAGDTDAPNIYELPPQVNIEGDKDNIRRQSTRGDQGQDKDVSKKLSQQAESSGYDVEGGNVDQVNWLHKSNDATVGLQWHYTYHPSDQRQFVQQTDQKNKEDLQQRSIQTQFSNLQQNPKQEEQIKYIVDNSDQQESHWQPQNYATEQGIKSVRKPFRYIQHENKLMSDQQIRENENLQKHVGTASSEPKLEPRILEVYGGGQYDPTHSGDIYSAVTINPSATLSPTSNTDPWDIREKPEIMVTTTELTMPPLPVEPLNTNDTNEPPRPSSLWTRIGHKITTTFDKAKEKARNIFG, from the exons ATGGTGGCACAAAGTATTGTGattttatctttattaataACATATGCATTATCTGCACCAACTGGATGCATAGAATCTTGTATTTCTTATGTTAAACAATATCAAACGCAAACTTCTggtggtttgtcacaaaccgcATCAAATTTACAAGGCCTTGACTATTCAAAACCTGGCACATGGTCTGAACATAATGACTATGATATAGACAATGGACACGGAAAAGTGCATGAAGAACGTGGTCAATATGTCACAGGTCCCAAAACAGTAAGATATTATAGgaaaaattcttcttcttcttacagTACAAAATATCCTAATGGTGAAATATTATCAGATTTTGAATATCAGAATAATAGACATGGTATACATTTACCCAATACTCAAGAAGTTTTTAATTCTCACAACACTTACAATCAAATGGGTAATTCTGAATCAGTTGCACAACAtaagtataataaaatacagaGTCAACAACACACTCGATCGTCATACACTAAAGGTGAAAGACTTGAAGATCTTGGAGAATACAGTGGAAGATCACAAGTGATTCCGCAAAGTACATCTAACTTGAATACACAAATTTTACAAGAACCTTATCATTTTAATGGACAGCATGGAAATTGGAGTACAGTAGATTCTTATAAAACTGATGGCGGACGTGGCCATGTATTTGAAGAAGAAGGTCAATATGTATCAGGACCTCAAAAGGTTCGTTACTATAAAAGGAATTATACTTCTAGTTACAGTTCATCTGACGGAATTCCTATTCCTAAAATCACAAAAATTGGAATGCACGATGTACACCAGAAACTAGAGAAAATCGAAAAAGAAATAGGGCAAGAATTCAAACATATTTCTACAGCAGAGGCTGTGGGATCTACCAACATTGGACAGGCACATATTAGTTCTCATGATTTGTCTATTGATAACATGCataatataaacaataataattaTAGAAGACAACATAACCACAGGAATAGTTTATCTACAACACATAGTGGAGAACAGCATTCCTCAGACATTAGAAATGAACATTTACCTTATAGGAATCCTTACCAAAATACTTATGGTGCAAACAGCTACAGTACATATGAAAGACATGAAGAATATGCACAAAAACTTCAACCAACCAGTCAACTTATTAATCCAACATCAGGATATACTAGTGTACTCAATACCGGAAACAGTGGTTATAATAGGAATATATATAGTGGATCAACTTCACAACAGCAAACAGATAATTATCAGCAGGCAGAAATGTTAGATGCACATCAATCTAGACAAATCGCACAGACTCAAACGTTTCTTGACAATTTGAGGAACAATGCACAAAGTCAAAGTAGCAGGATCCAATCAGGCATGCAAGGTGTATCTCACTACAAAGAACATTGGAATGCTAGTCATACAAAAGAAGTATCCATACCACAGCATATCACAGACATTTCACATATGAACCAGCACAGTCtccaatataataataatcagtaTAACAACAGACATAATCTACATCAAGGAGTACAACAACAAGATAGTTATTTACATCAATTCGAAGAAGGTGGCTTTACTCATGGTAAAAAAATGTTAGACAAACTAATATCTGGTGTAGATACTGTGGACTGTGATTATAATTCACAATATACGCAAAGTACCTCCCAATATTCAAGAAAATATAAGCGCAATGCAAAGTATGGTAAACAAGATGAAGTGCAACAAACACAAAGTAAATACATCAATGATGATCTTACTCAACAAACTTCTGGAAAACTTGAGTTTGGTCAGGATTCGCAACAATTTTATCAAGCTTGGAAACCACAGGGTGCCAATCAACAATTAGGAGATTTTACACAGAAAACAGGAGAATCTGATGATCTTACTCAACAGACATCTGGAAATTTTGAATTTGGTCAGGATTCGCAACAATCTTATCAACCTTGGAAACCACAGGGTGCCGATCAACAATTAGGAGATTTTACACAGAAAACGGGGGAATCTGATGATCTAACTCAACAGACTTTTGGAAAACTTGAGTTTGGCCAGGATTCGCAACAATCTTATCAACCTTGGAAACCACAGGGTACCGATCAACAATTAGGAGATTTTATGCAGAAAACGGGGGAATCTGATGATCTTACTCAACAGACTTCTGGGAAACTTGAGTTTGGTCAGGATTCGCAACAATCTTATCAACCGTGGAAACGATATAGTGTCAATCATCACACAGAAGATCTTACACAGAAAGCAGGAAGATCTAATGACTTTACTCAACAACCTTCTGGAAAACTTAAATTAGACCAGGAATCACAATCCCATAAACCTTGGAATCTACACAATACAATTCAACAATTAGAAGATCTTATTCAAAAAACAAAGGAATCTGATGACCTTACACATCAAACTCCAGGTAATATAGAATTTGATCAAGAATTACAAAAATCAGATAAACCATGGAATATATACAGTACAATCCAACAATTAGAAGACTTTATTCAAAAAACTAGGGAATCTCATGACTTCACTCAACAAACATTTGGAAATCTTAAATTTGGCCAGGAATCACAAAAATCAGACACATCATTGAATATATACAGTACAATCCAACAGTTAGAAGACCTTATACAAAAAACCAGGGAATCTGATGATTTCACACAACAAACATCTGGAAAACTTGAATTTAGTCAAGAATCACAACAATCTCAAAAAACGTGGAACCTACAGGATACTATTCAACAATTGGAAGACCTTATTCAAAAAACAAGGGAATCTAATGACCCTACCTTACAATCATCTGAAAAAGTCGAATTTGGCCAAAATTCACAGCAATCTCATCAATCTTGGAAACCACAGAGTACAAGTCAACAATTAG AAGATTTTACACAGAAAACAGGGAAATTTGATGATTTTACTCAACAAACTTCTGGAAAACTTGAGTTTGGTCAGGATTCGCAACAATCTTATCAACCTTGGAAGCCAGAAAGCGCAAGCCAACAATTAGGAGATTTTACACAGAAAACGGGGGAATCTGATGATCTTACTCAACAGAATTCTGGTGAACTTGAGTTTGGTCAGGACTCGCAACAATCTTTTCAACCTTGGAAGCCTGAGAGCACAAGCCAACAATTAGGAGATTTTGCGCAGAAAACAGGGGAATCTGATGATTTTACTCAACAGACTTTTGGAAAACTTGAGTTTGGTCAGGATTCGCAACAATCTTATCAACCTTGGAAACCACAGAGCGCAAGCCAACAATTAGAAGATTTTACACAGAAAAGAGGGGAATCTGATGATCTTACTCAACAAACCTCAGGAAAACTTGAGTTTGGTCAGGATTCTCAACAATCTTTTCAACCTTGGAAGCCACAGGGTGCCGATCAACAATTAGAAGATTTTACACAGAAAACAGGAGAATCCGATGATCTTACTCAACAATCATCTGGAAAACTTGAGTTTGGTCAGGATTCGCAACAATCTTTTCAACCTTGGAAGCCAGAAAGCGCAAGCCAACAATTAGGAGATTTTACACAGAAAACGGGGGAATCTGATGATCTTACTCAACAGACTTCTGGTGAACTTGAGTTTGGTCAGAATTCGCAACAATCTTATCACCCTTGGAAACCACAGAGTGCCGATAAACAATTAGGAGATTTTACACAGAAAACAGGGGAATCTGATGATTTTACTCAACAGACTTTTGGAAAACTTGAGTTTGGTCAGGATTCGCAACAATCTTATCAAC CTTGGAAACCACAGAGTACTAATCAGCAATTAAGAGATTTTGCACAGAAAACGGGGGAATCTGATGATCTCACACAACAGACATCTGGAAATCTTGAATTTGGTCAGGGATCAAAGCAATCGTTTCCAATCTGGCAGTCTAATGTGAGGAATCAGAAATGGGGCCATTTGACTCAAGAAACTAGTGCACAACTAGAAGGTGATTTGCCGAAGCCTGCAGAAAAACCTAAACCAAGATCGAGATATTCAAGGCGTGGGTCAACAGTTAATACACAGGTATCAAATCaagatatgtataatattaatacTCAGAATAATTTAAACCTTAATGCTGGAGATACAGATGCGCCAAATATTTATGAATTACCTCCACAAGTGAATATAGAAGGTGATAAAGATAATATTAGGAGACAAAGTACCAGAGGAGATCAAGGACAAGATAAAGATGTTTCTAAGAAATTAAGTCAACAAGCTGAAAGTAGTGGATATGATGTTGAAGGAGGAAATGTAGATCAAGTAAATTGGTTACACAAATCGAATGATGCAACTGTAGGCTTGCAATGGCATTATACATATCATCCAAGTGATCAAAGACAATTCGTGCAACAAACAGATCAGAAGAATAAAGAAGATTTACAGCAGCGATCAATACAAACACAATTTTCTAATTTACAACAAAATCCAAAGCAAGAAGaacaaattaaatatatagTTGATAATTCAGATCAGCAGGAATCACATTGGCAACCTCAAAACTATGCAACTGAACAAGGAATTAAATCTGTGAGAAAaccatttcgttatattcaGCATGAAAATAAATTGATGTCTGATCAACAAAtaagagaaaatgaaaatttacagAAGCATGTAGGAACTGCTTCATCTGAACCTAAGCTGGAGCCAAGAATTTTGGAAGTTTATGGAGGTGGACAATATGATCCAACACATAGCGGAGATATATATTCTGCAGTGACGATAAACCCTAGTGCTACACTATCACCTACAAGTAATACGGATCCATGGGATATTCGAGAAAAACCAGAAATAATGGTAACAACAACAGAATTGACAATGCCGCCATTACCTGTAGAACCTTTAAATACAAATGATACCAATGAACCACCACGTCCATCGTCTCTTTGGACCAGAATTGGCCACAAAATTACAACTACTTTTGATAAAGCCAAAGAAAAGGCTAGAAATATTTTTGGATAA
- the LOC126919369 gene encoding uncharacterized protein LOC126919369 isoform X8 translates to MVAQSIVILSLLITYALSAPTGCIESCISYVKQYQTQTSGGLSQTASNLQGLDYSKPGTWSEHNDYDIDNGHGKVHEERGQYVTGPKTVRYYRKNSSSSYSTKYPNGEILSDFEYQNNRHGIHLPNTQEVFNSHNTYNQMGNSESVAQHKYNKIQSQQHTRSSYTKGERLEDLGEYSGRSQVIPQSTSNLNTQILQEPYHFNGQHGNWSTVDSYKTDGGRGHVFEEEGQYVSGPQKVRYYKRNYTSSYSSSDGIPIPKITKIGMHDVHQKLEKIEKEIGQEFKHISTAEAVGSTNIGQAHISSHDLSIDNMHNINNNNYRRQHNHRNSLSTTHSGEQHSSDIRNEHLPYRNPYQNTYGANSYSTYERHEEYAQKLQPTSQLINPTSGYTSVLNTGNSGYNRNIYSGSTSQQQTDNYQQAEMLDAHQSRQIAQTQTFLDNLRNNAQSQSSRIQSGMQGVSHYKEHWNASHTKEVSIPQHITDISHMNQHSLQYNNNQYNNRHNLHQGVQQQDSYLHQFEEGGFTHGKKMLDKLISGVDTVDCDYNSQYTQSTSQYSRKYKRNAKYGKQDEVQQTQSKYINDDLTQQTSGKLEFGQDSQQFYQAWKPQGANQQLGDFTQKTGESDDLTQQTSGNFEFGQDSQQSYQPWKPQGADQQLGDFTQKTGESDDLTQQTFGKLEFGQDSQQSYQPWKPQGTDQQLGDFMQKTGESDDLTQQTSGKLEFGQDSQQSYQPWKRYSVNHHTEDLTQKAGRSNDFTQQPSGKLKLDQESQSHKPWNLHNTIQQLEDLIQKTKESDDLTHQTPGNIEFDQELQKSDKPWNIYSTIQQLEDFIQKTRESHDFTQQTFGNLKFGQESQKSDTSLNIYSTIQQLEDLIQKTRESDDFTQQTSGKLEFSQESQQSQKTWNLQDTIQQLEDLIQKTRESNDPTLQSSEKVEFGQNSQQSHQSWKPQSTSQQLEDFTQKTGKFDDFTQQTSGKLEFGQDSQQSYQPWKPESASQQLGDFTQKTGESDDLTQQNSGELEFGQDSQQSFQPWKPESTSQQLGDFAQKTGESDDFTQQTFGKLEFGQDSQQSYQPWKPQSASQQLEDFTQKRGESDDLTQQTSGKLEFGQDSQQSFQPWKPQGADQQLEDFTQKTGESDDLTQQSSGKLEFGQDSQQSFQPWKPESASQQLGDFTQKTGESDDLTQQTSGKLEFGQDSQQSYQPWKPQSTNQQLRDFAQKTGESDDLTQQTSGNLEFGQGSKQSFPIWQSNVRNQKWGHLTQETSAQLEGDLPKPAEKPKPRSRYSRRGSTVNTQVSNQDMYNINTQNNLNLNAGDTDAPNIYELPPQVNIEGDKDNIRRQSTRGDQGQDKDVSKKLSQQAESSGYDVEGGNVDQVNWLHKSNDATVGLQWHYTYHPSDQRQFVQQTDQKNKEDLQQRSIQTQFSNLQQNPKQEEQIKYIVDNSDQQESHWQPQNYATEQGIKSVRKPFRYIQHENKLMSDQQIRENENLQKHVGTASSEPKLEPRILEVYGGGQYDPTHSGDIYSAVTINPSATLSPTSNTDPWDIREKPEIMVTTTELTMPPLPVEPLNTNDTNEPPRPSSLWTRIGHKITTTFDKAKEKARNIFG, encoded by the exons ATGGTGGCACAAAGTATTGTGattttatctttattaataACATATGCATTATCTGCACCAACTGGATGCATAGAATCTTGTATTTCTTATGTTAAACAATATCAAACGCAAACTTCTggtggtttgtcacaaaccgcATCAAATTTACAAGGCCTTGACTATTCAAAACCTGGCACATGGTCTGAACATAATGACTATGATATAGACAATGGACACGGAAAAGTGCATGAAGAACGTGGTCAATATGTCACAGGTCCCAAAACAGTAAGATATTATAGgaaaaattcttcttcttcttacagTACAAAATATCCTAATGGTGAAATATTATCAGATTTTGAATATCAGAATAATAGACATGGTATACATTTACCCAATACTCAAGAAGTTTTTAATTCTCACAACACTTACAATCAAATGGGTAATTCTGAATCAGTTGCACAACAtaagtataataaaatacagaGTCAACAACACACTCGATCGTCATACACTAAAGGTGAAAGACTTGAAGATCTTGGAGAATACAGTGGAAGATCACAAGTGATTCCGCAAAGTACATCTAACTTGAATACACAAATTTTACAAGAACCTTATCATTTTAATGGACAGCATGGAAATTGGAGTACAGTAGATTCTTATAAAACTGATGGCGGACGTGGCCATGTATTTGAAGAAGAAGGTCAATATGTATCAGGACCTCAAAAGGTTCGTTACTATAAAAGGAATTATACTTCTAGTTACAGTTCATCTGACGGAATTCCTATTCCTAAAATCACAAAAATTGGAATGCACGATGTACACCAGAAACTAGAGAAAATCGAAAAAGAAATAGGGCAAGAATTCAAACATATTTCTACAGCAGAGGCTGTGGGATCTACCAACATTGGACAGGCACATATTAGTTCTCATGATTTGTCTATTGATAACATGCataatataaacaataataattaTAGAAGACAACATAACCACAGGAATAGTTTATCTACAACACATAGTGGAGAACAGCATTCCTCAGACATTAGAAATGAACATTTACCTTATAGGAATCCTTACCAAAATACTTATGGTGCAAACAGCTACAGTACATATGAAAGACATGAAGAATATGCACAAAAACTTCAACCAACCAGTCAACTTATTAATCCAACATCAGGATATACTAGTGTACTCAATACCGGAAACAGTGGTTATAATAGGAATATATATAGTGGATCAACTTCACAACAGCAAACAGATAATTATCAGCAGGCAGAAATGTTAGATGCACATCAATCTAGACAAATCGCACAGACTCAAACGTTTCTTGACAATTTGAGGAACAATGCACAAAGTCAAAGTAGCAGGATCCAATCAGGCATGCAAGGTGTATCTCACTACAAAGAACATTGGAATGCTAGTCATACAAAAGAAGTATCCATACCACAGCATATCACAGACATTTCACATATGAACCAGCACAGTCtccaatataataataatcagtaTAACAACAGACATAATCTACATCAAGGAGTACAACAACAAGATAGTTATTTACATCAATTCGAAGAAGGTGGCTTTACTCATGGTAAAAAAATGTTAGACAAACTAATATCTGGTGTAGATACTGTGGACTGTGATTATAATTCACAATATACGCAAAGTACCTCCCAATATTCAAGAAAATATAAGCGCAATGCAAAGTATGGTAAACAAGATGAAGTGCAACAAACACAAAGTAAATACATCAATGATGATCTTACTCAACAAACTTCTGGAAAACTTGAGTTTGGTCAGGATTCGCAACAATTTTATCAAGCTTGGAAACCACAGGGTGCCAATCAACAATTAGGAGATTTTACACAGAAAACAGGAGAATCTGATGATCTTACTCAACAGACATCTGGAAATTTTGAATTTGGTCAGGATTCGCAACAATCTTATCAACCTTGGAAACCACAGGGTGCCGATCAACAATTAGGAGATTTTACACAGAAAACGGGGGAATCTGATGATCTAACTCAACAGACTTTTGGAAAACTTGAGTTTGGCCAGGATTCGCAACAATCTTATCAACCTTGGAAACCACAGGGTACCGATCAACAATTAGGAGATTTTATGCAGAAAACGGGGGAATCTGATGATCTTACTCAACAGACTTCTGGGAAACTTGAGTTTGGTCAGGATTCGCAACAATCTTATCAACCGTGGAAACGATATAGTGTCAATCATCACACAGAAGATCTTACACAGAAAGCAGGAAGATCTAATGACTTTACTCAACAACCTTCTGGAAAACTTAAATTAGACCAGGAATCACAATCCCATAAACCTTGGAATCTACACAATACAATTCAACAATTAGAAGATCTTATTCAAAAAACAAAGGAATCTGATGACCTTACACATCAAACTCCAGGTAATATAGAATTTGATCAAGAATTACAAAAATCAGATAAACCATGGAATATATACAGTACAATCCAACAATTAGAAGACTTTATTCAAAAAACTAGGGAATCTCATGACTTCACTCAACAAACATTTGGAAATCTTAAATTTGGCCAGGAATCACAAAAATCAGACACATCATTGAATATATACAGTACAATCCAACAGTTAGAAGACCTTATACAAAAAACCAGGGAATCTGATGATTTCACACAACAAACATCTGGAAAACTTGAATTTAGTCAAGAATCACAACAATCTCAAAAAACGTGGAACCTACAGGATACTATTCAACAATTGGAAGACCTTATTCAAAAAACAAGGGAATCTAATGACCCTACCTTACAATCATCTGAAAAAGTCGAATTTGGCCAAAATTCACAGCAATCTCATCAATCTTGGAAACCACAGAGTACAAGTCAACAATTAG AAGATTTTACACAGAAAACAGGGAAATTTGATGATTTTACTCAACAAACTTCTGGAAAACTTGAGTTTGGTCAGGATTCGCAACAATCTTATCAACCTTGGAAGCCAGAAAGCGCAAGCCAACAATTAGGAGATTTTACACAGAAAACGGGGGAATCTGATGATCTTACTCAACAGAATTCTGGTGAACTTGAGTTTGGTCAGGACTCGCAACAATCTTTTCAACCTTGGAAGCCTGAGAGCACAAGCCAACAATTAGGAGATTTTGCGCAGAAAACAGGGGAATCTGATGATTTTACTCAACAGACTTTTGGAAAACTTGAGTTTGGTCAGGATTCGCAACAATCTTATCAACCTTGGAAACCACAGAGCGCAAGCCAACAATTAGAAGATTTTACACAGAAAAGAGGGGAATCTGATGATCTTACTCAACAAACCTCAGGAAAACTTGAGTTTGGTCAGGATTCTCAACAATCTTTTCAACCTTGGAAGCCACAGGGTGCCGATCAACAATTAGAAGATTTTACACAGAAAACAGGAGAATCCGATGATCTTACTCAACAATCATCTGGAAAACTTGAGTTTGGTCAGGATTCGCAACAATCTTTTCAACCTTGGAAGCCAGAAAGCGCAAGCCAACAATTAGGAGATTTTACACAGAAAACGGGGGAATCTGATGATCTTACTCAACAGACTTCTG GAAAACTTGAGTTTGGTCAGGATTCGCAACAATCTTATCAACCTTGGAAACCACAGAGTACTAATCAGCAATTAAGAGATTTTGCACAGAAAACGGGGGAATCTGATGATCTCACACAACAGACATCTGGAAATCTTGAATTTGGTCAGGGATCAAAGCAATCGTTTCCAATCTGGCAGTCTAATGTGAGGAATCAGAAATGGGGCCATTTGACTCAAGAAACTAGTGCACAACTAGAAGGTGATTTGCCGAAGCCTGCAGAAAAACCTAAACCAAGATCGAGATATTCAAGGCGTGGGTCAACAGTTAATACACAGGTATCAAATCaagatatgtataatattaatacTCAGAATAATTTAAACCTTAATGCTGGAGATACAGATGCGCCAAATATTTATGAATTACCTCCACAAGTGAATATAGAAGGTGATAAAGATAATATTAGGAGACAAAGTACCAGAGGAGATCAAGGACAAGATAAAGATGTTTCTAAGAAATTAAGTCAACAAGCTGAAAGTAGTGGATATGATGTTGAAGGAGGAAATGTAGATCAAGTAAATTGGTTACACAAATCGAATGATGCAACTGTAGGCTTGCAATGGCATTATACATATCATCCAAGTGATCAAAGACAATTCGTGCAACAAACAGATCAGAAGAATAAAGAAGATTTACAGCAGCGATCAATACAAACACAATTTTCTAATTTACAACAAAATCCAAAGCAAGAAGaacaaattaaatatatagTTGATAATTCAGATCAGCAGGAATCACATTGGCAACCTCAAAACTATGCAACTGAACAAGGAATTAAATCTGTGAGAAAaccatttcgttatattcaGCATGAAAATAAATTGATGTCTGATCAACAAAtaagagaaaatgaaaatttacagAAGCATGTAGGAACTGCTTCATCTGAACCTAAGCTGGAGCCAAGAATTTTGGAAGTTTATGGAGGTGGACAATATGATCCAACACATAGCGGAGATATATATTCTGCAGTGACGATAAACCCTAGTGCTACACTATCACCTACAAGTAATACGGATCCATGGGATATTCGAGAAAAACCAGAAATAATGGTAACAACAACAGAATTGACAATGCCGCCATTACCTGTAGAACCTTTAAATACAAATGATACCAATGAACCACCACGTCCATCGTCTCTTTGGACCAGAATTGGCCACAAAATTACAACTACTTTTGATAAAGCCAAAGAAAAGGCTAGAAATATTTTTGGATAA